Genomic DNA from Peribacillus simplex:
TTCGTGATGACATGCAGCAGTACAGGTCCCTTCGTTTTCTTGGCATATCTTAAATTCTCCAGTAATTCTTCATAATTATGACCATCCACTGGTCCAAGGTATGTGAAACCAAGCTCTTCGAAGAAGATTCCTGAGACTAATAAGTACTTCATGCTATCCTTCAAGCGTTCAGCTGTAGCTGCAAGTTTACCACCGACTGCAGGAATTTTTTTCAAAAGCAGCTCCAATTCATCTTTTGCCCAGTTATATTTACCTGCTGTCCGCAATCTTCCCAATATCGTGTGTAATGCACCTACGTTAGGGGCTATGGACATTTCATTATCATTCAGGATAACGATCATGTCCTTTTTTTCATCACCGATATGATTCAACGCTTCAAGCGCCATTCCGCCTGTTAGTGCACCGTCCCCGATTACAGGCAAAATAAAACTGCTTTCACCCTTGATATCACGGGCAGCCGCCATTCCCATTGCAGCTGAAAGGGAAGTCGAACTGTGACCTGTTTCCCAAACATCATGGGGGCTTTCAATCATTTTTGGAAAACCGCAAAGACCTTTATATTTCTTTAAGGTGTCGAACTCTCCTGCCCTGCCAGTCAGGATTTTATGGACATAGGATTGATGTCCGACATCCCATAAGATTTTATCATTCGGACTGTCGAATTCTTTATGCAAGGCTATAGTCAACTCGACGACACCCAAATTGGGCCCAATATGCCCACCGGTCACCGATAATTTTTCCACAAGGAATTTACGTACTTCCACACTTAACTCGACAAGTTCTTCATTATTCATCTTCTTCAAAAAAGAAGGGTCTTTTATAGATAGAAGATCCAAACAGGACCACTCACTTTCTGTAATTTTCGGTTGTAAGCATAAACAAAGCCTCATTAATGAGGACTATGGCTGACTAGACCGAAAAATTGGTTTTAAGTTAAAAAATAGCCGCCAACACCCAGGTGATTTCGGCGGCTTATTATACCTATTTTATCACGTATTTCAATAAAAAAATTCATTTTGATTTTCACATATTTTTGCACAATGAGTATACCATAAAACCTCAATTGATAACAAATTTAGCCACAATCAATGATTACGGTTCGCTATTAAATCAGTCAGTTCATTCAACAAACCCGTTTGTAAGGTTGTTTTTCCTAAAGCTGCATGAGCAAGTTCTATATGATGTTCCAACTTTTCCTTTGCCCCTTGAAGCGTAAGTAAAGAGGGATATGTGCTTTTATGATTCCCCACATCACTGCCAACCGGCTTTCCGATCAACTCGACTGACCCTTCAATATCCAGGATATCATCGCGAATTTGAAAAGCAAGCCCCAGGTGGTATGCAAAATCACGTAAATGAAGTTGCTGTTCTTCATTCGCCCCGGCTAATGTAGCACCGGAAAGGATGCTTGCAGTCAATAACTTCCCTGTTTTATGTTCATGTATATACTCCAATTCCTGAAGGGTCAACTGTTTATTTTCACCTTCCATATCCGCAACTTGACCTCCAACCATCCCTTCGGCTCCGGCAGAACTCGCAATTTCACTTACTAGGTTCAGCTTCATTTCAGCCGTCACCTCGGGATCGATCATATCCGTCACCAATTGAAAGCTATATGTAAGAAGCGCATCACCTGCCAGTATTGCTACCGCTTCACCGAACACTTTATGGTTCGTCGGTTTTCCGCGCCGGAGATCATCATCATCCATCGCCGGAAGGTCATCATGAATCAAAGAATATGTATGAATCATTTCAATTGCAGCCGCTGCAGGAATCCCCATCCTCAAGTTTTTTCCAAAGGCCTCCAGAACGGCAAAGACCAATAACGGGCGAATCCGTTTACCTCCTGCCTCCAGAGAGTAGATCATGGCTTCTTTGACCACTGCAGGGGCCTTAAGTTTATTGACATATTCCACGATTTCCCGTTCTATAACCGCCTTATATTCTTTAGAAAACATTTCAAAGGACGCCGTACCCATGTCATTCTTCCTCCTGTACAGCGAAGTTTTCAAGTTCTCCATCTTCGCGTAAAATTTGAGTCAACTGATCTTCAACAGCCTTAAGCTTTGAATGGCAAAGCCTTGATAAATCCATTCCTTGTTTATATATGGAGATGGCTTCTTCCAAGGGTACATCGCCTTCTTCCAACTGCTCTACAATTTTTTCGAGATTCTCCATCGCTTCTTCAAATGTAGCTTCCTGTTTTTTTGTCATGGTTCAATCCGCTCCTTTATTTCTTTAATTTCACATTCAAGTGTTCCATCTTTTATCGAAACCGCTATCTTATCCCCTTTGGATACTTGCTGTGTACTTTTCACTAATGTCTCATCCTCAGCAAAAACCAAACCATAGCCCCGTTCCATGATTTTTAGTGGACTTAGGGCAGATAAAGTGGCTGTTAAATGGACGAACTGCTGTGATTTTTGCCGATAGATGGCTTCCATGGCCCTTCGTAAAACCTTTGCATGCTGCTGTAATTCGTCTTTCGCATTTTTCACCGCTTGTTCAGGATGCTGCTTTTTCAGAATATCGTTCAGCTGATTCAGCTCATCTCTCTTTTTCATGAAATATCGCGTGCTGGTCCTGCCTAGCCTGTCCATCGTCTTGTCTAGCTGTTCCAGCTTCTGTTCATACATTTTATGTGGATAACGGAAGGCATAAGACCTCTCCATCCTGGTCAATCGGGTCCGTTCAAAATTCACCGCTTCTTGAATGGAGCGGGTCAATCGGTTCTTGCGGTTCATCAGGCGTTCGAGTATTTCATTCAAGTGAGGAACCGCTAACTCTGCTGCACCGGTCGGTGTAGGAGCACGCATATCGGCGACAAAATCAGCAATTGTAAAATCGGTTTCGTGACCGACAGCAGAAATTACCGGTATATCGGAATCATAAATCGATTCAGCCACTATCTCCTCATTAAACGCCCATAGTTCCTCGATCGAACCTCCGCCCCTTCCGACAATGAGAACATCGCTTTCCGCCCTTGCGTTAGCCATGGAAATTGCCTTGGCAATCGATTTAGCTGCATTATTCCCTTGTACAAGTGCTGGATAAACGATGATCCTGGCGATTGGATATCTCCGCTTGATGGTTATCAGGATATCTCTTAATGCAGCTCCGGTCGGCGATGTTATGACACCTACAGATTTTGGGTACTGTGGGATCGGCTTCTTGTGTTCTGCCAAAAACAAACCTGCCGCCTCCAGCTTTTTCTTCAGCTGTTCATAAGCAAGATACAAATCCCCTACACCATCAGGGGCCATGCTTTTCACATAAAGCTGATACTGTCCCCCTGCTTCATATAATGATATATCGCCCTTAACAAGTACCTTCATACCATTTTCGGGCATGAATTTCATCCCTTTATTATTGGCGGCAAACATAACGGAGAGGAGTCGGGCCTTCTCATCCTTTAAAGTAAAATACATATGTCCGCTTGTATGTTGTTTAAAATTTGAAATTTCGCCTTTTATGTATACATTTTGCAAATGGGGGTCGGCATCGAACTTCCTTTTGATGTACTTCGTTAAAGCCGACACACTCAAATATTGTTGGTTGCTCATATTATGTCTCCTTCCGATGGAAGTCGGATATAAAGAAAACCGCCTTAGATTACACTTGAAACTTGTTCAATCCATGAATGGAAAAAAGCGGTCTCCCGTTATTATAAAACAAGAGGTCCGCTTCTTTAAAATAATTTAACGTTTTTTTCAGTTTTTTACTGCTTGCTCGTTCTGTTCAAGTGCTTTTTGAGCAGATTTGACCGTATTCTTCATAAGCATCGTAATCGTCATTGGACCAACGCCTTTAGGAACAGGTGTAATGTATGAAGCCTTTTCTTTCACTTCATCAAACGCTACATCACCGCAAAGCTTCCCTTCATCATTCCTGTTCATACCGACGTCAATGACGACTGCGCCTTCTTTAATATGGTCACTCGTGATCGTGTCCCTCTTTCCGACAGCTGCCACAACGACATCGGCTTGCTTAGTATAATAGGCAAGATCCTTTGTCCGTGAATGACAGTAAGTAACGGTTGCATCTGCATTTAAAAATAATTGTCCGGCAGGTTTTCCGACGATATTACTTCTCCCTACGATGACAACATGCTTACCTTCAAGGTCATAGTCGATATACTCAAGCATCACCATGACGCCGTAAGGAGTACAAGGTAAAAATGCATCTTGTCCCGTCATCATCCGCCCAATATTAATCGGGTGGAATCCATCTACATCCTTTTCAGGCGAAATCGCTTCAATGATCGCCTTTTCCTGAATATGCCCAGGCAATGGCAGCTGCACCAATATACCATGAATGCTGTCATCCTGGTTTAATTCAGCAATGCTCTGAATCAATTCCTCCTGAGAAAGTTCCGCAGGCTTTTTAATTAATACGGAATGCATGCCCAAGTCCTCACAGGCCTTTTGCTTATTGCGTACATAAGTTTGTGATGCTTGATTGTCACCCACCAGGATTACAGCCAAACCCGGAACGATATTTTTTTCACGTAACTGTTGAACTTCCTTACTGATTTCCTGCCTAACTGACTCCGCAATTTCTTTACCATTAATGATTTGAGCTGACATGTGTTTATTCCTCCCAAGTTAATTTTGCTAAAGAAATTGCTGAGAAAATCCTTGTTCAAGGCTGCAGCTTTAGCTGCCGCTTTTCACCTTCACTTTGGATAAAACGGCATTTACAAAGCTGCTCGATTGATCATCACCGAATTTCTTAGCAATTTCAATAGCTTCATTCATTGCAACACTTACAGGAACATCTTCACTGTGAACCATTTCATAAACCGCGATCCGCAGTAAATTCCGATCAATGTTCGCCAGTCTTTCCAACGTCCAATTCTCTAAATTGTCCCTGATCATTCCATCAATTCGTTCTCGATTTTCCGTAATCCCCATTACTAATTTCTTGAAATATTCATCAGTAGGAGCACCATCCAGTACGCTTTCCATTGCCTCTTCTGCATTAGAGTTGGCAATATCCATCTGATATAGTGCTTGAAGGGATTTTTCACGGGCTTCTCTTCTTTTCATAATCTTACTCCTTTAACATCTACTATTATATATGAAAATGCTAGAACAAACGAACATTAAATAACATTTTTTCAAAAATATTAAGATTTTTACTGTATTATTTAAATAATAAGCTAAATCCCACTAAAATTAAGGCCAAAATACTCAATATCTTGATAACTTTTCAAGATTACTTTCCAATTAAACGGCCAACACAGTCCCATACTTTTTGAAAGTGTCAAAAAGCTCATGCCTAGCTTTCATGCTCATATTTCACCTTTTACACTCTAACAGAAATCACCCTTGAATTAAAGGGAAACTTCCAGACACCGCCTTATTATGTTCATTTAAATTTAATATTATAAGCAGGCACAAAATTAGGGGTATCATGGAGTATGCATTCAAAAAAACAAAAACCCGGCTTTTTGCCGGGTTTTTGCAGGTGTGAATCGAACGAAGCCACTTACACTTCTTGTTCGTAATCCGCTTCTTGTTTAGCGTTTTCAAACGCAATGCCCACTACATGAATGTTCACTTCGCCAGCGTCGATAGCCGTCATATTCAACAAAGCTTCACGAATGTTATCTTGCACTTCCTGAGCAACTTTCGGAATTGAAACACCAAACTTCATGACACAATAAAGTTCGACTTTGATGGATTCTCCCGTTAAGTCCACTTTAACGCCTTTACCGTGGTTCTTTTTACCAAGCTTCTCAACGACACCCGTAGCGAAATTCCCGCGCATATGTGCAACACCTTCAACTTCCGATGCAGCGATACCCGCAATCACCTCTATCACCTCAGGCGCAATCTCCACTTTGCCCAGACCACTATTATAATCATTCATTTCCAGTAATTGGCCTTCCATCTCACTCATTCAAAAGCACCTCCTGTCTTCCTTTACATTATGAGTTCATTACATCATATATTTCAAGGAATTTGGTATTAAATTCCCCGGAAACAAATTGTTCATGTTGAAGTAACTTAATATGGAAAGGAATTGTGGTACTGATCCCTTCAATGACAAACTCACCCAAGGCGCGTTTCATCTTCTCGATCGCCTCTTCTCTAGTCGGTGCATGTACGATCAATTTAGCGATCATGGAATCGTAATACGGCGGTATCGAGTACCCAGGGTATGCCGCGGAATCCACACGAACTCCGTAGCCGCCTGGCGGTAAATACATTTGAATCTTACCTGCGGAAGGCATGAAATTCTTCTCTGGATTTTCCGCATTTATGCGGCATTCGATAGACCATCCGTTAAAAGTGACATCCTCTTGTGAAAGGGATAGTTTGTTGCCTGAAGCAACTTTGATTTGTTCTTTAATCAAATCCACGCCCGTTACCATTTCCGTAACTGGGTGTTCAACCTGGATACGTGTATTCATTTCCATAAAATAGTATTTTCTATTCACATAGTCATAAATAAATTCTACTGTTCCGGCACCTGAATAGTTAACGGCAAGTGCAGCCGTCACTGCAGCCTGCCCCATCTCTGCACGTGTTTCACCATCCAACGCTGGTGACGGGGTTTCTTCAACAAGTTTTTGCAAACGTCGTTGGACTGTACAATCACGCTCACCTAAATGGATGGCGTTGCCATGATTATCTGCCATGACCTGTATTTCAACGTGACGGAAGTCCTCGATGAACTTTTCAATATACACGCCAGGATTCCCAAATGCCGTCGCGGCTTCCTGTTGCGTGATGTTAATGCCTTTAATGAGATCTTCTTCCGTCCTTGCGACGCGGATACCTTTACCGCCTCCGCCGGCAGTAGCTTTGATGATGACTGGATAGCCCATTTCATTAGCTAGGGCTACACCTTCATCCGTATCTTTGATTATGCCTTTGGAACCTGGAACGATCGGTACACCAGCTTTGCGCATGGTTTCCCTTGCCACGTCCTTTGTTCCCATTTTATTGATCGCTTCGGGGCTAGGGCCGATGAAAATGATATTGCATTCACGGCATAGCTCAGCAAAGTCGGCATTTTCAGCTAGGAACCCATATCCTGGATGAATTGCATCAGATCCCGTTTTCTTGGCTGTGCTGATAATGTTCGTTGTATTTAAATAACTGTCTTTTGATAATTTAGGCCCGATGCAATATGCTTCATCCGCAATTTGAACATGTAATGCTTCTTTATCAGCTTCTGAATAGACCGCAACAGTCTCGATTCCTAATTCCTTGCATGCCCGGATGATACGGACAGCAATTTCCCCACGATTGGCAATTAATACCTTTTTAATCATTTAGAAACAGCTCCTCATTCCGGCTTTACTAAAAATAATGGTTGACCATATTCTACTAGCTGCCCTTCTTTTACAAGGACTTCAACGATCTCACCGCTTACTTCAGCTTCGATTTCATTGAAAAGTTTCATGGCTTCAACGATGCAGACGATGGAATCCCCCGTTACTTTATCGCCTGCTTTTACGTATGCAGGTGAATCCGGTGCAGGAGATTGGTAGAATGTCCCAACCATCGGTGAAGTGATTTTATGTAAATTTTCCTGTTCGGTGACAGCAGCAGGCTTTGCAGGTTCAACAGCTTTCGGCACTGCAGGGGCAGGGGCCGCTGCGGGTTTTGCCTCTACAGCTGCATTGGCTTGAACAACATCTGGAGCAGCTGCTGGTTGTAATACTGTACCCGTTTCAGTTTTTTTCAATTTAATTTTCGTTCCTTCATTTTCAAAAACGAATTCACTGATATTTGATTGATCGACTAGCTTAATAATTTCACGAATTTCTTGCACTTTCATTTTGTGGCACCCCTTGTCTAATTTAATATGAGTTTGTGAGGCAATAATATTTTATGTAACCTTACCCTTAGCTTATCCTACTTTGTCCAATACTGCACAAAGTAGCCGCTTTCTTTATGCGAATGCGAATAAACTGAATACAAACCTCATCTGTATTATAACAGATTTTTCACTTTCTCAAAATATTGTTTCCCAAAGAGAATTGAAAAGTTTATGACCAGCTTCTAACATCATACAATATTAGCTTATACAAATTCAATGATAGATTAATTGTAACTTATTAACCATACTTCTATCTTACACCTTTATTATAATATTGTGAATATTTTTCAACCGCGGCACCTTAACGCCTTCTCTTGAATTTTACATTTAATTCCTGAAAAATCAGCAATACTATCCATTGCAATTACTTTTCTAGAATATTACGGATGACCATTATCACCATTTTTATTTGAGTTTTCTGATGCCAATTGACATAAATAAACTTTTCCTCTAAAGTTTCCAAGTCGTAAGTTGGTTAAAAAAATCATAATAAAAAGCCTCCCTTTTTTAATTAAGGGGGGCTTTCGAATCTTTATGATGTTGAACTGTTCTGTATCAGCACTTTTTTCTGTATGTGTGTTTACTTTTCCGGTTGGAAATCGACCACTACATTTTGTGCATCGCTCACTTCTTTCCTTACGAGGCGGATAATGTTATTGGCCTCTGTTTTCGTTTGTTTATCGGCCTTGACACTCACCTTTACATCCGTACCGTCCACCCGGACCAGTGCGGCATTGTAATCCATGGCAACTATTAAGTTTTCGATGATATTTTCCTTTACTTTCGTTTCACTTAATTGTTCGATTTTTGCATAAGCCTCGTCTCTTTCTTCAGCTGATAGTTCTGTGTTGCCCATCTTTGCAGTCAATTCTTCATTCAGCTTCGCCCGTTCATCTTCAATCTGCATCCTTAACGATTCGAACTCATCTCCGGATGCAATGGTTACAGAGGAACCTTCTGCATTTTTGGATGTTGCTTTTTCACTTTTATTTTCCCCTTTTGTATCCGCTTTGTTCTCTGTTTTAGTTTCTGTTTTATTTTCATCTTGTTGCTCTGTTGCCGTCATATCGGCGGCATTTTCTTCCGGGGCGGTTAAATAATAGACTGAAAGCACAACGACCAGACTTAGCATAGTCAATAACCAAACGGTTTGTTTTTTTAATAACATGTAGATTTTCCCCCTTATTTTTTAGGCATGACAGAAACCCTGTGACTCGGTACATCAAGTGAGCGTGTGACAGCCTCGATGATCCACTTCTTTATTTGAATGTTTTCGGCCCCTTTAGCGACAACCAGGACTCCTCGCACACTAGGTTTTTTCGTTTCCGAGATGATCGGTCCTTCCTTTTCGCCGCTCTTGACCAAAACTAGCTGTTCATCAACAGATGTATCTTCGACCGTCCTTTTGCCGCCTTCCTGGTCGGTTTCTTCAGTGACTTGTTTTTGGGTGACTTTGTTTCTTTCATATACTTTTTTCTCGGATGCATCGACGTAGATCACGACTTTAACATCCTGGACGCCTGCGATGGATTCAAGCGCTTCCTTCATTTCATTTTGAAGATATATTTCATAGTCTTTTGTTGTCTTGAATTCTGATTTCTTCTGGCCGAATGTTTCAACATCCCCCTCATCATCCTGCTGTTCATCATTATTGAATACAGTCTTCACTTTAGGTGTTTGTCCAGCCTGGTTGGTGGTTAACAAATTCCCGGCCATCATGATTCCCGCTCCCAAAAGGACAACTATTAGAGCATAGACATACAGGGAAGGTTTTTTTTCCTTAGGCTCTTTTTGGTCAGGGTCTTTATTTAATAGTTTTTGCAGCCAGGATAATGGACCTTTGTCTTTGTTCAATACTCAGTCACTTCCTTTCCCCGGCGATTTCAATGATCTCTTCATCAACAGACCAACTTGTTGCCAGAAACCTTTTGACAGCATCCAGATTGGCATCATTCGAAATGGATGGGCTATCTGTATTGATATCAACCTTCGCTACTGCCTCTATCTCCGAGTTTTCTTTCCCTTCTGCCTTTTCCAATGAGATGGTTATGTTCTGCAGATCATCAACATCCGGTTCTTCCTCATTCTTGACACCTACATCAATTGAACTAATCTTCATGTTATAATCCACCATCAGCTCCTCTTCCACTTCTGCCTGTAACTCACCAGCCATTTGTTTTAAAATATATGCACCCTGGGTAGCTTGTATTTCTTTTTTCTTCATTTCTGTCAAATTTCCTAAATCTTTTTTTTCCTGATCCTTAAATTCACTAGTAGCCGCAGTGAGAATATCGTCGAAATCCATATTGAATAATCCCAATATAGGAGTGATGATGATCGCAATCAGCAAAAGCCCGATGACCATTTTGGCATACTTCTGTAAAGCTGAATTCGGAAGAAGCATATCAATCACAGTAGCCAGCAATACAAATATGATGATGTTGGATACCCAGCCAGCTAAAAAACTCACCAAGCGCCCCCTCCTTTCTAACGAACCATCAGGGTAATGTTTCCAGAGGCGATAATTACCGTGACACTTAAAAAAAACATGAGTGAGACAATGGCCAATGCAGCGAAAATATAAATCATGCTTTTACTTATAATGTCAAGGCATTTTATTACAGGCCCTCCGCCCAGCGGCTGCAAAAGACTCGCTGCCAATTTATATACAAAAGAAATCATCAAGATTTTTATGGCGGGAAATGTGGTAATGAGCAAGAGAATGATGACGCCT
This window encodes:
- a CDS encoding polyprenyl synthetase family protein, whose product is MGTASFEMFSKEYKAVIEREIVEYVNKLKAPAVVKEAMIYSLEAGGKRIRPLLVFAVLEAFGKNLRMGIPAAAAIEMIHTYSLIHDDLPAMDDDDLRRGKPTNHKVFGEAVAILAGDALLTYSFQLVTDMIDPEVTAEMKLNLVSEIASSAGAEGMVGGQVADMEGENKQLTLQELEYIHEHKTGKLLTASILSGATLAGANEEQQLHLRDFAYHLGLAFQIRDDILDIEGSVELIGKPVGSDVGNHKSTYPSLLTLQGAKEKLEHHIELAHAALGKTTLQTGLLNELTDLIANRNH
- a CDS encoding exodeoxyribonuclease VII small subunit produces the protein MTKKQEATFEEAMENLEKIVEQLEEGDVPLEEAISIYKQGMDLSRLCHSKLKAVEDQLTQILREDGELENFAVQEEE
- the xseA gene encoding exodeoxyribonuclease VII large subunit, whose translation is MSNQQYLSVSALTKYIKRKFDADPHLQNVYIKGEISNFKQHTSGHMYFTLKDEKARLLSVMFAANNKGMKFMPENGMKVLVKGDISLYEAGGQYQLYVKSMAPDGVGDLYLAYEQLKKKLEAAGLFLAEHKKPIPQYPKSVGVITSPTGAALRDILITIKRRYPIARIIVYPALVQGNNAAKSIAKAISMANARAESDVLIVGRGGGSIEELWAFNEEIVAESIYDSDIPVISAVGHETDFTIADFVADMRAPTPTGAAELAVPHLNEILERLMNRKNRLTRSIQEAVNFERTRLTRMERSYAFRYPHKMYEQKLEQLDKTMDRLGRTSTRYFMKKRDELNQLNDILKKQHPEQAVKNAKDELQQHAKVLRRAMEAIYRQKSQQFVHLTATLSALSPLKIMERGYGLVFAEDETLVKSTQQVSKGDKIAVSIKDGTLECEIKEIKERIEP
- the folD gene encoding bifunctional methylenetetrahydrofolate dehydrogenase/methenyltetrahydrofolate cyclohydrolase FolD yields the protein MSAQIINGKEIAESVRQEISKEVQQLREKNIVPGLAVILVGDNQASQTYVRNKQKACEDLGMHSVLIKKPAELSQEELIQSIAELNQDDSIHGILVQLPLPGHIQEKAIIEAISPEKDVDGFHPINIGRMMTGQDAFLPCTPYGVMVMLEYIDYDLEGKHVVIVGRSNIVGKPAGQLFLNADATVTYCHSRTKDLAYYTKQADVVVAAVGKRDTITSDHIKEGAVVIDVGMNRNDEGKLCGDVAFDEVKEKASYITPVPKGVGPMTITMLMKNTVKSAQKALEQNEQAVKN
- the nusB gene encoding transcription antitermination factor NusB, encoding MKRREAREKSLQALYQMDIANSNAEEAMESVLDGAPTDEYFKKLVMGITENRERIDGMIRDNLENWTLERLANIDRNLLRIAVYEMVHSEDVPVSVAMNEAIEIAKKFGDDQSSSFVNAVLSKVKVKSGS
- a CDS encoding Asp23/Gls24 family envelope stress response protein, with translation MEGQLLEMNDYNSGLGKVEIAPEVIEVIAGIAASEVEGVAHMRGNFATGVVEKLGKKNHGKGVKVDLTGESIKVELYCVMKFGVSIPKVAQEVQDNIREALLNMTAIDAGEVNIHVVGIAFENAKQEADYEQEV
- the accC gene encoding acetyl-CoA carboxylase biotin carboxylase subunit, which produces MIKKVLIANRGEIAVRIIRACKELGIETVAVYSEADKEALHVQIADEAYCIGPKLSKDSYLNTTNIISTAKKTGSDAIHPGYGFLAENADFAELCRECNIIFIGPSPEAINKMGTKDVARETMRKAGVPIVPGSKGIIKDTDEGVALANEMGYPVIIKATAGGGGKGIRVARTEEDLIKGINITQQEAATAFGNPGVYIEKFIEDFRHVEIQVMADNHGNAIHLGERDCTVQRRLQKLVEETPSPALDGETRAEMGQAAVTAALAVNYSGAGTVEFIYDYVNRKYYFMEMNTRIQVEHPVTEMVTGVDLIKEQIKVASGNKLSLSQEDVTFNGWSIECRINAENPEKNFMPSAGKIQMYLPPGGYGVRVDSAAYPGYSIPPYYDSMIAKLIVHAPTREEAIEKMKRALGEFVIEGISTTIPFHIKLLQHEQFVSGEFNTKFLEIYDVMNS
- the accB gene encoding acetyl-CoA carboxylase biotin carboxyl carrier protein, whose protein sequence is MKVQEIREIIKLVDQSNISEFVFENEGTKIKLKKTETGTVLQPAAAPDVVQANAAVEAKPAAAPAPAVPKAVEPAKPAAVTEQENLHKITSPMVGTFYQSPAPDSPAYVKAGDKVTGDSIVCIVEAMKLFNEIEAEVSGEIVEVLVKEGQLVEYGQPLFLVKPE
- a CDS encoding SpoIIIAH-like family protein, encoding MLLKKQTVWLLTMLSLVVVLSVYYLTAPEENAADMTATEQQDENKTETKTENKADTKGENKSEKATSKNAEGSSVTIASGDEFESLRMQIEDERAKLNEELTAKMGNTELSAEERDEAYAKIEQLSETKVKENIIENLIVAMDYNAALVRVDGTDVKVSVKADKQTKTEANNIIRLVRKEVSDAQNVVVDFQPEK
- the spoIIIAG gene encoding stage III sporulation protein AG yields the protein MNKDKGPLSWLQKLLNKDPDQKEPKEKKPSLYVYALIVVLLGAGIMMAGNLLTTNQAGQTPKVKTVFNNDEQQDDEGDVETFGQKKSEFKTTKDYEIYLQNEMKEALESIAGVQDVKVVIYVDASEKKVYERNKVTQKQVTEETDQEGGKRTVEDTSVDEQLVLVKSGEKEGPIISETKKPSVRGVLVVAKGAENIQIKKWIIEAVTRSLDVPSHRVSVMPKK
- the spoIIIAF gene encoding stage III sporulation protein AF yields the protein MSFLAGWVSNIIIFVLLATVIDMLLPNSALQKYAKMVIGLLLIAIIITPILGLFNMDFDDILTAATSEFKDQEKKDLGNLTEMKKKEIQATQGAYILKQMAGELQAEVEEELMVDYNMKISSIDVGVKNEEEPDVDDLQNITISLEKAEGKENSEIEAVAKVDINTDSPSISNDANLDAVKRFLATSWSVDEEIIEIAGERK